One Vespula vulgaris chromosome 7, iyVesVulg1.1, whole genome shotgun sequence genomic window, GTGATACTAAAGTTCAGAGGTAAGGTTCCAGGTAGAAAAATTTagaagatgataaaaaatttatacacCGGTCAAATTTGTGATCGGTTATGATAAGAAACGGGGGTGACAAATTTTTCTCATCTCaagaaacagaagagaaaaaaaaatcaaagacgAGAAATTGATTAACAAGAGAATCTAAAATTTTACAGATAGTTGATGATGATcggaagaaataatatatatgtataaattcaaGATGAAATCGTAAATCGTAAATCGTAAATCAAATGACTGTGCTTGATACGGTTAGTGTTAATCGAAGAAtagtagaataaaaaaaagcattGATATAAGCGTCGCTCTACAGAGAGAAACGCAAAAACAACCGTCGGCGTGAAAATGCGTtatgaaaatatcgaatagaacgtgaatcaatgaaaatatgatacaatatattgatataaaacattgaattaataaaagtattataaccGATACGAGAATATATAACGATCAATAGGAAAATAATGATACATACGTCGTTATTAACGAAAGAATAATACTTGGCGGATGTATCATCTTTTTTAGAATCAGTTTCATCCTTTATTATGGATTCTTCGTGTTCTAGATTCTCGATTGGAGtagcttcttcttttattttaatatcaggATCATAACTGGCTTCGAGTAAATTtgatatctttttcgttttaacaTTTTCCTCTCCAcatgtttctatttctttcattatttgtcTACTCGTACTTGGTTGATCGATATGAAATTCCTTTTTAACTCTGATTCTAccttctattttaatttttcctttagtTTTCTccttgtcatcgtcgtcgacaTTTGTTTTCTCGACTTTTACTCCTTttggagaaatattttttcctttatcgatTTTGCCGGAGGTCGAAGGCGTAGAACTGGTCGAAGCAATTAATTTCGGATCTTTCTTATCgctttaaaagattaaaatatgataaatgataatacaTTGTAGACGAACGTGTtgttaatttcttaattaattctatGTTAAACATGTTAATTCCTTTGACTTCATTCTCACCTGTTATTGGTTCCCAAGAGAATGCTAAAGTCTAAGCAGTCAGAACTCCTTCTAAATAATTCACGAAGTTCATTCAAATTCGTAGCAGTAGACCAATCCTTATCATCGCGAATTCTTGTTACTCGTGGGAACCTAATGCTAATTCCATCTGCTGTATGCACTCCTTGATTTGTAAATTCTGCTCCAGTAATTTCCCAGACTGGttgtttcttaaaaaataataaaataaaaaattcaacacgtacaatatatttaaattaaacgatcacagaatattttaattaccttAGGGTCTCTTGCAACAAAGTCTGGTACCATTGGTTTGTTTGCTCGTAACCATTTTGGAACTTTAGCTGGATCTTTACCTATTTTAATCATATCGAGTTTATTTTGAAGTGCCTCTAACATTGCATCGTCGTGGCCTGAGTGTAcctaattaattatcatagatTACTCATTTCATCATTTTCGCtaactatttcattttttataaagaatcaaattttatctttcgaagCACTCACTTTTGTCACAGTTAACCATTTATCCGCATCAGGATCGTAACAACCCATAAGAAAGATTGACATCATTCCTCCTAGAATACAGATATATTGATAcaacatttttaatacaattattatttttgatttctcTTAAAAATTCTAGTGATGTTCAAATTTTTAACAGAAatccaaaataataattatactaaacattttttcgaaaaagaaaatcattgaGAAAGAGTCCATTTctattcgattttctttttcattttttcgagagaaaaaatcgtTGGAAATTAAGGaagagatcatttttatttgactATTTGAGTGGAAGtcgattgttattaaatttgaaaataatttaaaaaattttagattataacaattatagtccgtgatttttattcttgaaTAGTATCGACAGTCGGTAATGTACAAACCTTTTTGACCGGTACCATACCATGCGCCGAGAACAACGAGATCTGCACTATCGGCCATAGCACCACCGAACAAGTAATCCTTCTTTACTTTCAACCAATGCCTTTTACCAGGCTCGTACTTGctctaaaattattttaacatttatattgcatcattattcattaataatattaccattataaatatttaataacgatttatACTTTAATATCTTTCAGAACTAATCCTTCGAGACCCAATCTCAGAACTTTTGCTATCATCTCTgccaaatctttttttttctaaaattatgatatattgattattaaatgaatatgaCGAATGTACAAactaaagaaaacaaaattttacatACATGCACTTCCTGAGATTCAGACAGCATTATTCTGTTAGGTATTTCTGTCATCCTACTCTTTAAAatctgtcttctttctttcatagatctgatcaaataaaataatgttatcaCAAAttcatagataaatattttattaaaacttacTTGTTAATAAGTACTTCTCCGTTGTAATAAATGCAATCAAAGACAAAAAGACAAACGTTTGCATCCTTAAATTCTGATTTCTGCAACATGTAGATATGAGTAATTGCAGAcagatgtataatataaaagtattactAATAACATCATGAATAATTGTATATTCACATAGCCACATGTACCTTATGAACACCTAAACTTCCAAATGGCAATGGTTTGCTAGTTTTATTATCAATCAAAAGGATTTCAGAATCAAGAATTAAATCATCGCCATCTGGAAACGCTTTCGGAATGTAATCCTTAAAGTGTCTTAtc contains:
- the LOC127065072 gene encoding DNA ligase 3 isoform X2 — its product is MEDEEDGKPFAIERAKSGRAKCKKCKCPIEKDTIRIAKLISNPFSEGSKMKAWHHVSCIFELFAKQRATTKRIEDPEVDISGWDNLQEEDKKIVLEKLQEFEQSYSYKSPKTKTPLKRKRNSSDGQSTTTPNKLENEIDNETKSPMRKKISKKLMGSPEDSKNYSDDSKTVNLVESKMASELKIPTKDDLFREFRRICANVAEVDAYKEKTAILRNMFIHGSSGEGFKSDIVLWCKLLLPQAAKRIYNLQSKQLVKLFSRILLQDENSMLENLEQGDIAETIRLFFESSTAVKASPKSLLTIQEVDKFLEFLSGLTKEDEQMHHFKSIIDKCTGNDLKMIIRLIKHDLRINAGPKHILNAVHEDAFKAFQVSMNLEAVVQRFLPSTSTPSSTSPKETTLLTSPGGTKIALSLMTPVLPMLAEACKSVEMAMKKCCNGMFAEIKYDGERVQVHKKGIEFQYFSRSLKPVMAHKIRHFKDYIPKAFPDGDDLILDSEILLIDNKTSKPLPFGSLGVHKKSEFKDANVCLFVFDCIYYNGEVLINKSMKERRQILKSRMTEIPNRIMLSESQEVHKKKDLAEMIAKVLRLGLEGLVLKDIKSKYEPGKRHWLKVKKDYLFGGAMADSADLVVLGAWYGTGQKGGMMSIFLMGCYDPDADKWLTVTKVHSGHDDAMLEALQNKLDMIKIGKDPAKVPKWLRANKPMVPDFVARDPKKQPVWEITGAEFTNQGVHTADGISIRFPRVTRIRDDKDWSTATNLNELRELFRRSSDCLDFSILLGTNNSDKKDPKLIASTSSTPSTSGKIDKGKNISPKGVKVEKTNVDDDDKEKTKGKIKIEGRIRVKKEFHIDQPSTSRQIMKEIETCGEENVKTKKISNLLEASYDPDIKIKEEATPIENLEHEESIIKDETDSKKDDTSAKYYSFVNNDSDAYINAFFYSTILRLTLTVSSTVI
- the LOC127065072 gene encoding DNA ligase 3 isoform X4 gives rise to the protein MRKKISKKLMGSPEDSKNYSDDSKTVNLVESKMASELKIPTKDDLFREFRRICANVAEVDAYKEKTAILRNMFIHGSSGEGFKSDIVLWCKLLLPQAAKRIYNLQSKQLVKLFSRILLQDENSMLENLEQGDIAETIRLFFESSTAVKASPKSLLTIQEVDKFLEFLSGLTKEDEQMHHFKSIIDKCTGNDLKMIIRLIKHDLRINAGPKHILNAVHEDAFKAFQVSMNLEAVVQRFLPSTSTPSSTSPKETTLLTSPGGTKIALSLMTPVLPMLAEACKSVEMAMKKCCNGMFAEIKYDGERVQVHKKGIEFQYFSRSLKPVMAHKIRHFKDYIPKAFPDGDDLILDSEILLIDNKTSKPLPFGSLGVHKKSEFKDANVCLFVFDCIYYNGEVLINKSMKERRQILKSRMTEIPNRIMLSESQEVHKKKDLAEMIAKVLRLGLEGLVLKDIKSKYEPGKRHWLKVKKDYLFGGAMADSADLVVLGAWYGTGQKGGMMSIFLMGCYDPDADKWLTVTKVHSGHDDAMLEALQNKLDMIKIGKDPAKVPKWLRANKPMVPDFVARDPKKQPVWEITGAEFTNQGVHTADGISIRFPRVTRIRDDKDWSTATNLNELRELFRRSSDCLDFSILLGTNNSDKKDPKLIASTSSTPSTSGKIDKGKNISPKGVKVEKTNVDDDDKEKTKGKIKIEGRIRVKKEFHIDQPSTSRQIMKEIETCGEENVKTKKISNLLEASYDPDIKIKEEATPIENLEHEESIIKDETDSKKDDTSAKYYSFVNNDVCIIIFLLIVIYSRIGYNTFINSMFYINILYHIFIDSRSIRYFHNAFSRRRLFLRFSL
- the LOC127065072 gene encoding DNA ligase 3 isoform X1, with amino-acid sequence MEDEEDGKPFAIERAKSGRAKCKKCKCPIEKDTIRIAKLISNPFSEGSKMKAWHHVSCIFELFAKQRATTKRIEDPEVDISGWDNLQEEDKKIVLEKLQEFEQSYSYKSPKTKTPLKRKRNSSDGQSTTTPNKLENEIDNETKSPMRKKISKKLMGSPEDSKNYSDDSKTVNLVESKMASELKIPTKDDLFREFRRICANVAEVDAYKEKTAILRNMFIHGSSGEGFKSDIVLWCKLLLPQAAKRIYNLQSKQLVKLFSRILLQDENSMLENLEQGDIAETIRLFFESSTAVKASPKSLLTIQEVDKFLEFLSGLTKEDEQMHHFKSIIDKCTGNDLKMIIRLIKHDLRINAGPKHILNAVHEDAFKAFQVSMNLEAVVQRFLPSTSTPSSTSPKETTLLTSPGGTKIALSLMTPVLPMLAEACKSVEMAMKKCCNGMFAEIKYDGERVQVHKKGIEFQYFSRSLKPVMAHKIRHFKDYIPKAFPDGDDLILDSEILLIDNKTSKPLPFGSLGVHKKSEFKDANVCLFVFDCIYYNGEVLINKSMKERRQILKSRMTEIPNRIMLSESQEVHKKKDLAEMIAKVLRLGLEGLVLKDIKSKYEPGKRHWLKVKKDYLFGGAMADSADLVVLGAWYGTGQKGGMMSIFLMGCYDPDADKWLTVTKVHSGHDDAMLEALQNKLDMIKIGKDPAKVPKWLRANKPMVPDFVARDPKKQPVWEITGAEFTNQGVHTADGISIRFPRVTRIRDDKDWSTATNLNELRELFRRSSDCLDFSILLGTNNSDKKDPKLIASTSSTPSTSGKIDKGKNISPKGVKVEKTNVDDDDKEKTKGKIKIEGRIRVKKEFHIDQPSTSRQIMKEIETCGEENVKTKKISNLLEASYDPDIKIKEEATPIENLEHEESIIKDETDSKKDDTSAKYYSFVNNDVCIIIFLLIVIYSRIGYNTFINSMFYINILYHIFIDSRSIRYFHNAFSRRRLFLRFSL